Proteins encoded together in one Psychrobacter sanguinis window:
- the ispG gene encoding flavodoxin-dependent (E)-4-hydroxy-3-methylbut-2-enyl-diphosphate synthase, with protein sequence MSTPSPIKRRETKKIYVGDVAVGGDAPISVQSMTNTDTCDVEATVAQIQRCVDAGADMMRVSTPTMDTVAAFAEIKKRVDIPLIADVHFDYKIALAVAAAGADCLRINPGNIGNDAKVREVVACARDYNIPIRIGVNAGSLEKEIQRKYTEPTGEAMVESAMRHIDILERLNFDQYKVSVKASNVFLTLDAYRLLSQQIDNPLHLGVTEAGIYRTGTVKSAIALGGLLLDGIGDTIRISLAAEPEDEIKVGFDILKSLNIRANGINFIACPSCSRQEFDVIRVMNELEARLEDVRVPMDVSVIGCKVNGPGEAKEADIGVVGASPNSLVYLQGEKSHLIDTTTLVDNIEKMVRERVAIAEQKAANEILRVDGSN encoded by the coding sequence ATGTCTACTCCCTCTCCAATTAAACGTCGTGAAACCAAAAAAATCTATGTCGGTGATGTGGCAGTCGGTGGTGATGCCCCTATCAGTGTCCAAAGTATGACCAATACTGACACTTGTGATGTAGAAGCCACAGTAGCACAAATACAGCGTTGTGTTGATGCTGGCGCTGATATGATGCGAGTATCAACCCCTACCATGGATACGGTGGCTGCTTTTGCAGAGATTAAAAAACGAGTGGATATTCCGCTAATTGCAGACGTTCATTTTGACTATAAAATCGCACTTGCAGTGGCTGCTGCAGGGGCAGATTGCCTACGTATCAACCCAGGTAATATCGGCAATGATGCCAAAGTTCGTGAGGTAGTTGCTTGTGCCCGTGATTACAATATTCCTATTCGTATCGGGGTGAATGCCGGTTCTTTAGAAAAAGAGATTCAGCGCAAATATACAGAGCCCACTGGTGAGGCGATGGTTGAATCAGCGATGCGCCATATTGATATCTTAGAGCGTTTAAACTTTGATCAGTATAAAGTGTCAGTAAAGGCCAGTAATGTGTTCCTGACCTTGGATGCTTACCGTCTATTGTCACAGCAAATCGACAACCCTCTACATTTAGGGGTAACAGAAGCGGGTATTTATCGCACAGGTACCGTTAAATCTGCGATTGCGCTAGGTGGCTTATTGCTAGATGGTATTGGCGATACTATTCGTATTTCATTAGCTGCCGAACCAGAAGATGAGATTAAAGTTGGTTTCGATATTCTAAAATCTCTAAATATTCGTGCCAATGGGATTAACTTTATTGCTTGCCCTAGTTGTTCACGTCAAGAGTTTGATGTGATTCGAGTCATGAATGAGCTCGAAGCCCGTTTGGAAGATGTGCGTGTGCCAATGGATGTGTCAGTTATTGGCTGTAAGGTCAATGGACCTGGTGAAGCCAAAGAAGCAGATATTGGGGTAGTGGGTGCTTCTCCCAACTCGCTGGTATATTTGCAAGGTGAAAAGAGCCATCTAATTGATACCACTACGTTAGTAGACAACATTGAAAAAATGGTCAGAGAACGCGTGGCGATTGCTGAACAAAAAGCGGCCAATGAGATATTGCGAGTAGACGGTAGCAATTAA
- the rlmN gene encoding 23S rRNA (adenine(2503)-C(2))-methyltransferase RlmN, with the protein MQPADSAPATFNPNDTMPAKTNILGMSQEQLGDYFKQIGEKPFRATQVMKWIYQHGVTDFAQMTNLSKGLREKLSEKACVETPEVVHKEFSEDGTRKWVFKVAGGSLVETVLIPADDSKVNGRKTLCISSQVGCALDCSFCSTGKQGFERDLTAAEIIGQLWVANASYMEGVDSSEWQNNVTNVVMMGMGEPLLNYKPVVSSMSLMLSDHAYGLSKRRVTLSTSGVVPKMYDLYKDIDVALAISLHAPNDELRNELVPINKKYPLSELIAAAKAYVHDNNPRHKKHVTIEYVMLAGVNDSDEHAHQLVALLEGLPSKINLIPFNPFPHAPYDRSSNNRIHAFSNILNNAGFVCTIRQTRGDDIDAACGQLVGQVADRTRRSAKWQESIKSRQAEQSVN; encoded by the coding sequence ATGCAACCTGCTGACAGTGCGCCAGCCACATTCAATCCTAACGATACTATGCCCGCTAAGACTAATATCCTTGGTATGAGTCAAGAGCAGTTAGGTGACTACTTCAAACAGATTGGTGAAAAGCCTTTTCGTGCCACTCAGGTGATGAAATGGATTTACCAGCATGGGGTAACTGACTTCGCGCAAATGACTAATCTGTCAAAAGGGTTGCGTGAGAAACTAAGCGAAAAAGCATGTGTCGAAACTCCAGAGGTAGTGCATAAAGAATTTAGTGAAGATGGCACTCGTAAGTGGGTGTTTAAAGTTGCTGGTGGCTCATTGGTAGAAACGGTGCTGATTCCAGCGGATGACAGTAAAGTGAATGGTCGCAAGACCCTATGTATCTCATCACAAGTGGGCTGTGCTTTAGACTGTAGCTTCTGTAGTACCGGCAAACAAGGATTTGAACGTGATTTAACCGCGGCTGAGATTATTGGTCAGCTTTGGGTGGCTAACGCCTCTTATATGGAAGGCGTTGACAGCTCTGAATGGCAAAATAATGTAACCAACGTGGTTATGATGGGAATGGGGGAGCCACTGCTTAATTATAAGCCCGTTGTCTCGTCAATGAGTTTGATGTTGTCTGATCATGCCTATGGATTGTCAAAGCGTCGTGTGACGTTATCAACCTCTGGTGTGGTACCGAAGATGTATGACCTTTATAAGGACATCGATGTGGCGTTGGCCATTTCATTACATGCGCCAAATGATGAGCTGCGTAATGAGTTGGTGCCTATCAACAAAAAATATCCATTAAGTGAGTTGATTGCTGCCGCTAAAGCATATGTTCATGATAATAATCCTCGACACAAAAAGCATGTTACTATCGAGTACGTAATGCTGGCGGGTGTTAATGACAGTGATGAGCATGCTCACCAATTGGTGGCATTGTTAGAGGGATTACCGAGTAAGATTAATTTAATCCCGTTCAACCCATTCCCTCATGCGCCTTATGATCGTTCGAGTAACAATCGCATTCATGCGTTTAGTAATATTCTAAACAATGCCGGCTTTGTTTGTACCATTCGACAGACAAGAGGCGATGATATTGATGCCGCTTGTGGTCAATTGGTCGGTCAAGTGGCAGACAGAACCCGCCGCTCAGCCAAATGGCAAGAAAGCATTAAGTCTCGCCAAGCGGAACAATCAGTAAATTAA
- a CDS encoding deoxyguanosinetriphosphate triphosphohydrolase translates to MSAYKRWSYLFTDRRLGSIRKDLSQEKSRTPFHKDYDRLIFSQSFRQLNQKTQVHPLTNQMGIHTRLTHSLEVSCIGRSLGMMAAEKLQNTLAEGLPRGVSVGDVGVIVQAACLAHDIGNPPFGHAGEYAIRDWFNQPGQQPFLSHLTPAQRLDLQGYEGNAQGFRLLTRNEHHPDRGGMRLTCATLGAFMKYPWLAKHSNQTECDTTNLSNSSAPIRALDIKKYGCFNNDANLLDKLAGQLRLPYAPNQQGYARHPLAYLLEAADDICYALIDLEDGIHLGMISYQEVEPLMMGLIGSRGAPPEVTNNAPIVQKLAALRGRAMMRLVDKVTEAFVIHADEMLAGEMEGSLFDHCEPSVSEGINRAKNLASNQIFSHPSKVRMELMANRCLQTLLDAFMPLALLPITEQRPHFEQKHLLQLLNQHLHTLYRQLGRDVYENALNILDYLTGMNDHEAYRLAQDLNGIGDKVW, encoded by the coding sequence ATGTCGGCCTATAAGCGTTGGTCCTATTTATTCACCGATCGCCGTCTTGGTAGTATTAGGAAAGACCTATCGCAAGAAAAATCTAGGACACCCTTTCACAAAGATTATGATCGACTTATTTTCTCTCAGTCTTTTCGGCAGCTTAACCAGAAAACTCAAGTCCACCCTTTGACCAATCAAATGGGCATTCATACGCGGCTTACACACTCATTGGAAGTGTCTTGTATTGGCCGCTCCTTAGGTATGATGGCAGCTGAAAAACTACAAAATACCCTAGCTGAGGGTTTGCCAAGAGGTGTCAGTGTCGGTGATGTCGGCGTTATTGTTCAAGCCGCTTGTCTTGCCCATGATATTGGCAACCCTCCTTTTGGTCATGCGGGTGAGTACGCCATTAGAGACTGGTTCAATCAGCCGGGTCAACAGCCATTTTTGAGCCATTTGACGCCTGCTCAACGTCTAGACTTACAAGGCTATGAGGGTAATGCACAAGGATTTAGATTGCTTACTCGTAATGAGCATCACCCTGATCGCGGCGGTATGCGCTTAACCTGTGCTACTTTAGGCGCGTTTATGAAATACCCTTGGCTTGCCAAACACAGTAATCAGACTGAATGCGATACTACCAATTTAAGTAACAGCTCTGCTCCTATTCGTGCCTTGGATATCAAAAAGTATGGCTGCTTTAATAATGACGCCAATCTACTGGATAAGCTTGCTGGGCAATTACGACTGCCTTACGCCCCCAATCAACAAGGCTATGCTCGCCATCCTTTGGCGTATCTGTTAGAAGCGGCAGACGACATCTGCTATGCACTGATTGACTTGGAAGATGGGATACATTTAGGCATGATCAGCTATCAAGAGGTTGAGCCATTAATGATGGGATTAATTGGGTCGCGTGGGGCGCCGCCAGAGGTTACCAACAATGCCCCCATTGTCCAAAAGTTAGCGGCTTTGCGGGGTCGTGCCATGATGCGCTTGGTAGATAAGGTGACTGAAGCCTTTGTTATCCATGCTGATGAAATGTTGGCCGGTGAAATGGAAGGTAGTTTATTTGACCACTGTGAGCCCAGTGTCAGTGAAGGGATAAATAGAGCCAAAAACCTAGCGTCTAACCAAATATTCTCTCATCCTAGTAAAGTGCGCATGGAGTTAATGGCCAACCGCTGTTTGCAAACTTTATTAGACGCTTTTATGCCCTTAGCTTTATTGCCGATTACTGAGCAACGCCCTCATTTTGAACAAAAGCATTTGCTTCAATTATTGAATCAGCATTTACATACTTTGTATCGTCAACTGGGCCGAGATGTTTACGAAAATGCGTTAAATATCTTGGATTATTTAACGGGTATGAACGACCATGAGGCTTACCGACTGGCACAGGATTTAAATGGTATTGGTGATAAAGTATGGTAA
- a CDS encoding tetratricopeptide repeat protein, translating to MTCLAQTFLTAEHVHRPRLHSKSDFVAVRHPIFGVVVAISMMGCQSTSYQDATQRSYHTEQANEIAFIRTQMAAQYLTLNELDNAKRQLEKALSANKRYAPAYDMMGVLLQAEGSRLNIIEAESYFRQALVLQPQLMKARNNYGVYLSQLGRYDEAMHQFEIAGAALGYEGRIKALENLGLTALKRGDYALATETFVRILERDRNNLVAHLELIDLLISNNQLVQAENLYKEMLTLLEESAVTAPRIIRQRAKLRL from the coding sequence ATGACTTGCCTTGCTCAGACCTTTTTAACCGCTGAGCATGTGCATCGGCCAAGATTGCATTCAAAATCTGACTTTGTCGCAGTGAGACATCCAATTTTTGGTGTGGTGGTTGCAATCTCGATGATGGGGTGTCAATCAACCTCCTATCAGGACGCGACACAACGCTCGTATCACACTGAGCAGGCTAATGAGATAGCGTTTATTAGAACCCAAATGGCCGCTCAGTATTTGACATTGAATGAGCTTGATAATGCCAAACGTCAATTAGAAAAAGCATTGTCAGCCAATAAACGTTATGCCCCTGCCTATGATATGATGGGGGTTTTGTTACAAGCGGAAGGCAGTCGGCTAAATATTATTGAAGCCGAATCGTACTTTCGCCAAGCCTTAGTATTACAGCCACAGTTGATGAAAGCACGTAATAATTATGGTGTTTACTTGTCACAACTGGGCCGATACGATGAAGCCATGCATCAGTTTGAAATAGCGGGTGCTGCCCTAGGTTATGAAGGTCGAATTAAGGCCTTAGAGAACTTAGGACTGACTGCACTCAAGAGGGGCGATTATGCTCTAGCCACTGAAACCTTCGTTAGAATTTTAGAGCGTGACCGTAATAATTTAGTGGCTCATTTGGAGCTGATTGATCTATTAATTAGTAACAATCAATTGGTACAGGCAGAGAACTTGTATAAAGAGATGCTGACGCTATTAGAAGAAAGTGCGGTGACCGCCCCTCGAATAATTCGGCAAAGGGCAAAGTTGCGCCTTTAG
- a CDS encoding phosphodiester glycosidase family protein has product MIRNSLGSISKAGSPVAAITLGATLVLTLVSTLILSGCKNGDFDALIASVKGATADEQSFCQVQKAPFTHALCQVSQDALLKANTSLSLHLFWKSGQWQASQKDNTAAIIDQDQSIKPLYKFDALLADLPKSSELKFATNAGMYNGEFGPIGFTVIQGRQILSLNLKEGAGNFHMMPNGVLWWDKANQVHITESHQLDALLKSGDAQPWYATQSGPMLVIDGKIHHKFNPSSTSKKIRNGVGICEDGNIKFVTSNEPVTFYQFAHLFKEDLHCANALFLDGGVASALYAPDIEHKDNKNMGVMVGLIEDHDPNK; this is encoded by the coding sequence ATGATTCGAAATTCACTTGGTTCTATCTCAAAAGCTGGCTCACCTGTAGCAGCGATAACCTTAGGGGCCACTTTAGTATTAACTTTAGTATCAACCTTAATATTGTCAGGCTGTAAAAATGGAGACTTTGACGCATTAATCGCTTCGGTAAAAGGCGCTACGGCAGACGAACAGTCATTTTGTCAGGTCCAAAAAGCCCCCTTTACCCATGCTTTATGTCAGGTCTCCCAAGACGCCCTACTTAAAGCAAACACGTCTTTGTCTTTGCATTTATTTTGGAAATCAGGTCAATGGCAAGCATCGCAAAAAGACAACACTGCTGCCATAATCGACCAAGACCAATCGATTAAACCATTATACAAATTTGATGCTCTATTAGCCGATTTACCAAAAAGCAGTGAGCTTAAGTTTGCCACCAATGCTGGGATGTATAACGGTGAGTTTGGTCCGATTGGTTTTACCGTTATTCAGGGCAGACAGATTTTATCGCTCAACTTAAAGGAAGGTGCGGGTAATTTTCATATGATGCCAAATGGTGTCTTGTGGTGGGACAAAGCCAATCAGGTTCACATCACCGAAAGTCATCAATTGGATGCCCTATTAAAAAGTGGCGATGCTCAACCTTGGTATGCCACCCAATCTGGTCCAATGTTGGTCATAGACGGCAAGATTCATCATAAATTCAATCCCAGCAGTACCTCAAAGAAAATTCGTAATGGCGTAGGTATTTGTGAAGATGGCAATATTAAATTCGTCACCAGCAATGAACCGGTGACTTTTTATCAGTTTGCTCATCTATTTAAAGAAGACTTACACTGTGCCAATGCGTTGTTTTTGGATGGCGGAGTAGCTTCTGCTTTATATGCGCCCGATATTGAGCACAAAGACAATAAAAATATGGGGGTTATGGTGGGCTTAATTGAAGACCATGACCCAAATAAATAA
- a CDS encoding FMN-binding glutamate synthase family protein produces the protein MSKSPTAIPAKAESTERNERQYQVGVVKRYGLLITVALITIISLLLSIWWLALVAGILVLVGIYDLMQSKHSVLYNYPIAGHIRYFLESYRPEIRQYFIENDKEEVPFSRQQRALVYQRAKNVSDTNAFGTLDDLYAKDKEWFLQSQTSHPLDVDDFRIMVGNERCQHPYSMSVFNISAMSFGSLSGRAIMALNQGAKMGGFAHDTGEGAISPYHRKYGGDLIWQLGTGYFGCRDEHGNFDPELFEQNATDDQVKMIEIKLSQGAKPGKGGVLPAEKITKEIALTRRIPMTEDCISPSTHSAFNTPRELVHFWQKLRDLSGGKPVGIKLCIGQPWQFMAIVKAMIEEDNYPDFIVVDGAEGGTGAAPVEFMDSFGMPLIDGFLFVHNTLVGSGIRDKIKIGVSGKIVSAFDIAKMLALGADWCNSARGFMFAVGCIQSRSCHTNTCPTGVATQDPYREKALDVPSKAERVASFHKNTIKSLANFVGAVGLSHPYDLHPYHVARRMNDGSIKLLSRCFYFIDEGALLTMSARSEIYNQMWVMADPDSFKADNEAYIAYNEDSRDTRRMTDPQPEHLQFPLEI, from the coding sequence ATGTCAAAATCACCAACCGCTATTCCTGCTAAAGCAGAAAGTACAGAGCGTAACGAACGTCAATACCAAGTTGGGGTCGTAAAACGTTATGGTTTACTTATCACCGTAGCACTTATCACCATTATTTCGCTGTTACTGTCTATCTGGTGGCTGGCCTTAGTGGCAGGGATATTGGTATTAGTCGGTATTTACGATTTGATGCAGTCTAAGCACTCGGTGCTATATAACTATCCTATTGCTGGTCATATCCGCTACTTTCTAGAAAGCTATCGTCCTGAAATTCGCCAATACTTTATCGAAAACGATAAAGAAGAAGTACCTTTTTCACGTCAACAACGCGCCTTGGTTTATCAACGTGCTAAGAATGTAAGTGATACCAATGCTTTTGGTACGCTTGATGACCTTTATGCCAAAGATAAAGAATGGTTTTTACAGTCTCAGACCAGTCATCCTTTAGATGTTGACGATTTTCGCATCATGGTGGGTAATGAGCGCTGTCAACATCCTTACTCTATGTCTGTGTTTAATATCTCAGCGATGAGTTTTGGTAGTTTATCAGGGCGCGCCATTATGGCCCTGAACCAAGGCGCGAAGATGGGTGGTTTTGCCCATGATACTGGCGAGGGTGCCATCAGTCCTTATCACCGTAAATATGGCGGCGACTTGATTTGGCAGTTAGGGACCGGCTACTTTGGCTGTCGTGATGAGCATGGTAATTTTGACCCCGAATTGTTTGAACAAAATGCCACTGACGATCAAGTAAAAATGATTGAGATTAAACTGTCTCAAGGCGCAAAGCCAGGTAAAGGCGGGGTATTACCGGCAGAAAAAATTACCAAAGAAATTGCCTTGACCCGTAGAATCCCTATGACGGAAGACTGTATCTCGCCTTCGACTCACTCTGCTTTTAACACCCCTCGTGAGCTGGTACACTTCTGGCAAAAACTGCGTGACCTATCAGGTGGCAAACCAGTGGGTATTAAGCTATGTATTGGTCAACCTTGGCAGTTCATGGCGATTGTAAAAGCCATGATCGAAGAAGACAACTACCCTGATTTTATCGTGGTAGATGGTGCTGAAGGGGGTACAGGTGCGGCTCCTGTTGAATTTATGGACAGCTTTGGTATGCCGTTAATTGATGGGTTTTTATTTGTACACAATACCCTAGTCGGCTCTGGTATTCGTGATAAAATTAAAATCGGTGTGAGTGGTAAAATTGTCTCCGCTTTTGACATTGCTAAGATGTTAGCACTGGGTGCGGACTGGTGTAACTCCGCTCGTGGATTTATGTTCGCAGTGGGCTGTATCCAATCTCGCTCTTGTCATACCAATACTTGTCCAACCGGTGTGGCGACTCAAGATCCTTACCGTGAAAAAGCATTGGATGTGCCGAGTAAGGCAGAACGTGTGGCCAGTTTCCACAAAAACACCATAAAATCGTTGGCAAACTTTGTGGGGGCTGTCGGCCTATCACACCCGTATGACTTACACCCTTATCACGTGGCAAGACGTATGAATGATGGCTCTATTAAACTGCTTTCAAGATGCTTTTACTTTATAGATGAAGGCGCTCTACTAACCATGAGTGCACGCTCAGAAATCTATAACCAAATGTGGGTTATGGCAGATCCTGACAGCTTCAAGGCAGATAATGAAGCCTATATCGCCTATAACGAAGACTCACGGGACACCCGTAGAATGACGGATCCACAGCCAGAACATTTGCAATTCCCGTTAGAGATATAA
- the ndk gene encoding nucleoside-diphosphate kinase, translating to MAIERTLSIIKPDAVGGNHIGAIYSRFEEAGLKIVGAKMLHLDNEKAGGFYAEHKERPFYNDLVSFMTSGPVVVSVLEGENAIAKHREIMGATNPAEAAEGTIRKDFASSIDENAVHGSDSAESAKREIAYFFSENEVLDRTR from the coding sequence ATGGCTATCGAACGTACTTTATCAATCATTAAACCAGACGCAGTAGGCGGCAATCACATTGGCGCAATTTACAGCCGTTTTGAAGAAGCCGGTCTTAAAATTGTTGGCGCTAAAATGCTACATCTTGATAATGAGAAAGCAGGCGGTTTCTACGCTGAGCATAAAGAGCGTCCATTCTACAATGACCTAGTTTCTTTCATGACGTCAGGTCCAGTAGTGGTATCAGTATTAGAAGGCGAAAACGCGATTGCTAAGCATCGTGAAATCATGGGTGCGACTAACCCAGCAGAAGCTGCGGAAGGCACTATCCGTAAAGACTTCGCTTCTAGCATCGATGAAAACGCAGTACACGGTTCTGATTCAGCAGAGTCAGCGAAACGTGAAATCGCTTACTTCTTCAGCGAAAACGAAGTATTAGACCGCACTCGTTAA
- a CDS encoding RodZ domain-containing protein, with translation MEIDRKDPLTPTIDTSNQNVGSFGNRLKQARINQNLTLDDVAAELFILTRHLEAIEAEDFKSLPQAAFARGFVINYAKYLGLDPDQIVDSFNRNYPDELKKKSVDDIESPLKPMGTLQREGRRSIRINPLLVLGVIGLIVLAVFLLRTISNAKDASTDEQDTNTNAVVDNLSESEQSAGAAVNTTVVNSGNALDSSGSALGSDSTAVVSADSATLDFQLKDNTQLTIVDATGKTLLTGEQARGGYKLSGKPPFKVQIGNVSNVTLMLNGETIKLNDFATNNQANFSLAP, from the coding sequence ATGGAAATAGATAGAAAAGACCCGTTAACACCTACCATAGATACATCAAATCAAAATGTCGGCTCGTTTGGTAATCGACTTAAGCAAGCACGCATAAATCAAAATCTAACTTTGGATGATGTGGCGGCTGAATTATTTATTTTAACGCGTCATCTCGAAGCGATTGAAGCAGAAGACTTTAAGTCTTTGCCGCAAGCCGCTTTTGCTCGAGGATTCGTGATTAACTATGCTAAGTATCTTGGCCTAGATCCAGACCAAATCGTAGACAGTTTTAACCGTAACTATCCTGATGAGTTAAAAAAGAAGAGTGTCGATGATATCGAGTCTCCTCTCAAGCCGATGGGTACTTTACAGCGTGAAGGAAGACGATCTATTCGTATCAATCCGCTATTGGTATTGGGCGTAATTGGTTTGATTGTTTTGGCTGTATTTCTACTTCGTACCATTTCAAATGCGAAAGATGCCAGTACCGATGAGCAAGATACCAATACCAATGCGGTAGTGGATAACTTGTCAGAAAGCGAACAGTCAGCAGGCGCGGCTGTGAATACTACAGTGGTAAATAGTGGGAATGCTTTAGACAGCTCAGGTTCAGCGTTGGGTTCAGATTCTACTGCTGTGGTCAGTGCGGATAGTGCGACCTTGGATTTCCAATTAAAAGACAATACCCAGCTAACCATTGTTGATGCCACTGGCAAAACCTTATTGACCGGTGAGCAGGCGCGAGGCGGGTATAAGTTGTCAGGCAAACCGCCATTTAAAGTTCAAATTGGCAACGTTTCTAATGTAACTTTAATGCTCAATGGTGAGACGATTAAGTTAAATGACTTTGCCACTAATAACCAAGCTAATTTTAGTTTGGCGCCTTAA
- the ychF gene encoding redox-regulated ATPase YchF has protein sequence MGFNCGIVGLPNVGKSTLFNALTKAGIAAENFPFCTKDPNVGIVPVPDPRLQKLAAIVNPERVLPTTMEFVDIAGLVAGASKGEGMGNQFLANIRETDAIAHVVRCFDDDNVIHVDGRVSPIDDIETINTELALADLEAVERAIVNLTKKAKGNDKDAQATLDVFKKIEPLVAEGKAARGANLDDDEKKLIKSYGLITLKPTMYIANVSEDGFENNPYLDAVREYAAKEDAIVLPLCNQIEAEISQLDEADKADFLEGMGMEEAGLDQVIRLGYKLLDMQTYFTAGVKEVRAWTVKVGVTAPEAAGVIHTDFERGFIRAEVIAYEDFIEYGGEKGAAAAGKSRLEGKTYIVQDGDVMHFRFNV, from the coding sequence ATGGGCTTTAATTGTGGCATCGTGGGCTTACCAAACGTTGGAAAATCAACTTTATTCAATGCCTTGACCAAAGCAGGTATTGCGGCCGAAAACTTCCCTTTTTGTACCAAAGATCCTAACGTTGGTATTGTTCCTGTGCCAGATCCACGTTTACAGAAGCTAGCCGCTATCGTAAATCCAGAGCGTGTCTTGCCGACCACTATGGAGTTTGTGGATATTGCTGGTCTAGTCGCCGGTGCATCAAAAGGTGAAGGTATGGGCAACCAGTTCCTAGCCAACATTCGTGAGACTGATGCCATTGCTCACGTGGTACGCTGCTTTGATGACGACAATGTGATCCACGTTGATGGCCGCGTAAGTCCTATCGATGACATCGAGACCATCAATACTGAATTGGCACTGGCTGACTTAGAAGCGGTTGAACGCGCTATTGTTAACTTAACCAAAAAAGCCAAAGGCAATGATAAAGATGCCCAAGCCACTTTGGACGTGTTCAAAAAAATTGAACCGTTGGTAGCGGAAGGTAAAGCTGCCCGTGGTGCAAACTTAGACGATGATGAGAAAAAACTAATCAAAAGCTATGGCCTGATTACCTTAAAGCCTACTATGTACATTGCTAACGTTAGTGAAGATGGTTTTGAGAACAACCCTTACCTAGATGCAGTACGTGAGTACGCTGCCAAAGAAGACGCTATCGTATTGCCACTGTGCAACCAAATTGAAGCAGAAATCTCGCAATTAGATGAAGCAGATAAAGCCGACTTCTTAGAAGGTATGGGCATGGAAGAGGCTGGTTTAGACCAAGTTATCCGTTTGGGTTATAAGCTACTAGACATGCAGACTTACTTCACCGCTGGCGTGAAAGAAGTACGTGCTTGGACCGTTAAAGTAGGTGTTACAGCACCTGAAGCAGCCGGTGTGATTCACACTGATTTTGAGCGCGGCTTTATTCGTGCTGAAGTCATCGCTTATGAAGACTTTATCGAATATGGTGGTGAGAAAGGCGCTGCTGCTGCCGGTAAATCACGCTTAGAGGGCAAAACTTATATCGTTCAAGATGGCGATGTAATGCACTTTAGATTCAACGTGTAA